From Humisphaera borealis, the proteins below share one genomic window:
- a CDS encoding biliverdin-producing heme oxygenase: protein MPLIDRLRLATAPLHAQVEQTFEDCFDLRTVEGYVAVLKAFYGFVLPWEQAVHGCGDPEIQMLMSSRWRADRLAADLRHFHHGPDDMPKCSELPALDGGRLLGSVYVMEGSTLGGLKISKTLEASLGLTTGLGRSYFLGEGARALSRWRDFLVEFDRLGGVRCEAEIVAGASNTFVTLASWLKRQGTRLIIGRGA from the coding sequence ATGCCGCTCATTGATCGACTTCGTCTTGCCACCGCACCCCTGCACGCCCAGGTCGAGCAAACGTTTGAAGACTGCTTCGACCTCCGCACCGTCGAAGGCTATGTCGCGGTCCTTAAGGCGTTCTACGGGTTCGTTCTACCTTGGGAACAAGCGGTACACGGGTGCGGCGATCCTGAAATCCAAATGTTGATGTCTTCACGTTGGCGTGCCGATCGCCTGGCGGCCGACCTGCGGCACTTTCATCACGGCCCGGACGACATGCCGAAATGCTCGGAACTCCCGGCGCTCGACGGTGGAAGACTGTTGGGCTCCGTCTACGTCATGGAGGGGTCGACCCTGGGAGGCCTGAAAATTAGCAAAACTTTAGAAGCCTCCCTCGGGTTGACCACCGGGCTCGGGCGGTCCTATTTCTTGGGAGAGGGAGCGCGTGCGTTGTCGCGATGGCGCGACTTCCTGGTCGAGTTCGACAGACTCGGCGGCGTTCGGTGCGAAGCCGAGATCGTTGCCGGTGCCAGTAATACGTTTGTAACGCTGGCATCCTGGCTGAAGCGGCAGGGCACGAGGTTGATCATTGGCCGCGGAGCGTGA
- a CDS encoding MscL family protein — MPTISYATTAVKDAKNAAVDAAAKASDAVGLTATTQPATQPATKPSSVPSTQPAPASAEAPAVPTTQEAQAGAVADKMIADSGGKSKEWKEMVSAFATALEADRKAADAKAAIAKAEADKKAAEEKPVDLSWKIGRINVGNFIAAIVNFVIIAAAVFIIMVKILGGVMKKTAGTPKAEEPTSKECPECLSIIPIKAKRCPNCTSILAPNATPTV; from the coding sequence ATGCCGACGATCAGCTACGCGACGACGGCCGTGAAGGATGCCAAGAACGCGGCCGTAGATGCCGCCGCCAAGGCCAGCGACGCCGTCGGCCTGACGGCGACGACGCAGCCGGCAACCCAGCCGGCGACGAAGCCCTCGAGTGTCCCATCCACGCAGCCCGCGCCCGCTTCTGCCGAAGCACCGGCCGTCCCGACGACGCAGGAAGCACAGGCCGGCGCCGTCGCCGACAAGATGATCGCCGACTCCGGCGGCAAATCGAAGGAATGGAAAGAAATGGTGTCGGCGTTCGCGACGGCTCTGGAAGCCGACCGCAAAGCCGCCGACGCCAAGGCCGCCATCGCCAAGGCCGAAGCCGACAAGAAGGCCGCCGAGGAAAAGCCGGTCGATCTTTCCTGGAAGATCGGACGAATCAATGTCGGTAACTTTATCGCGGCGATCGTCAACTTCGTCATCATCGCTGCCGCGGTGTTCATCATCATGGTGAAGATCCTGGGCGGCGTCATGAAGAAAACCGCAGGCACGCCCAAGGCTGAAGAGCCCACGAGCAAGGAATGCCCCGAGTGCCTCTCGATCATTCCGATCAAGGCCAAGCGATGCCCGAACTGCACGAGCATCCTGGCGCCAAACGCCACGCCCACCGTCTGA
- a CDS encoding PilZ domain-containing protein, which translates to MKLSAEHFEQIVGSLRSDTSQRTSERRDGPRVGFRMTVTVVPCTVSDAPTRHEVRVRDLSIEGMGILHYEGLAEGSFFVAIMNRATGEPLKALYRVARCEKVSHRQFLIGGLLERVIESTSARQGAA; encoded by the coding sequence ATGAAGTTGTCGGCCGAGCATTTCGAGCAGATCGTCGGGTCGTTGCGGTCTGATACCAGTCAGCGCACGAGCGAACGACGCGACGGGCCCCGCGTTGGGTTTAGGATGACTGTAACGGTCGTTCCGTGCACGGTGTCGGACGCCCCGACGCGACACGAGGTTCGGGTGCGCGACCTATCGATTGAGGGCATGGGAATCCTCCACTACGAGGGTCTGGCCGAGGGAAGCTTTTTCGTTGCCATTATGAATCGGGCGACTGGGGAGCCACTTAAGGCGCTGTACCGGGTGGCCCGTTGCGAGAAGGTCTCCCACAGGCAGTTCCTGATCGGGGGCCTGCTCGAACGCGTCATCGAGAGCACCTCCGCAAGACAAGGGGCCGCCTGA
- a CDS encoding PhoH family protein, which produces MNLSLTLEQPDKRLALFGSADRYLRMIRDTFGVQITSREEEIRIAGEKDGVARAAAVLDKLQRKLRRQDWLSAEDVGQAIGQAFDDTHGRSADEIDVYVKGAVVRPKTEGQKAYVTAMFAHDLTFCIGPAGTGKTYLAVAVAATMLKRGQARRIVLARPAVEAGERLGFLPGDLQAKVNPYLRPLFDALHDMMDFEQVKRLMTNDVIEVIPLAFMRGRTLNDACVILDEAQNTTPSQMLMFLTRLGHDSKMIVTGDTSQVDLPDDTRSGLDDAVDKLRGIKGIGLVELQREDIVRHRLVQNIVNAYERRSAE; this is translated from the coding sequence GTGAACCTCAGTCTTACACTTGAACAACCTGACAAACGCCTGGCCCTGTTCGGCTCGGCCGATCGCTACCTGCGCATGATCCGCGACACGTTTGGTGTTCAGATCACCAGCAGGGAGGAGGAGATCCGCATCGCCGGCGAGAAGGACGGCGTCGCCAGGGCGGCGGCCGTCCTGGACAAGTTGCAGCGAAAGCTCCGTCGTCAGGACTGGCTTAGCGCCGAGGACGTCGGCCAGGCGATCGGGCAGGCGTTCGACGACACCCACGGCCGCTCGGCCGACGAGATCGACGTCTACGTCAAGGGCGCAGTCGTCCGTCCCAAGACCGAAGGCCAGAAGGCGTACGTGACGGCGATGTTCGCGCACGACCTGACCTTCTGCATCGGCCCCGCCGGCACCGGCAAGACCTACCTCGCGGTCGCTGTCGCGGCGACGATGCTGAAACGCGGACAAGCGCGGCGCATCGTCTTGGCCCGCCCTGCCGTCGAGGCCGGCGAACGGCTCGGCTTCCTCCCGGGTGATCTCCAGGCCAAGGTCAATCCTTACCTGCGGCCGCTCTTCGATGCCCTCCACGACATGATGGACTTCGAGCAGGTCAAACGCCTGATGACCAACGATGTCATCGAAGTGATCCCGCTCGCGTTCATGCGCGGCCGGACGCTGAACGACGCATGCGTAATTCTCGACGAAGCACAAAATACTACACCCAGTCAGATGTTGATGTTTCTGACGCGACTGGGTCATGACAGCAAGATGATCGTCACCGGCGACACCAGCCAGGTGGACCTTCCCGACGACACCCGCAGCGGGCTGGACGACGCCGTTGATAAGCTCCGCGGCATCAAGGGCATTGGCCTGGTGGAACTGCAGCGGGAAGACATCGTTCGGCACCGGTTGGTGCAGAACATTGTGAACGCTTACGAACGAAGGAGTGCTGAGTAG
- a CDS encoding HD family phosphohydrolase, with the protein MDLGTKSTARRQEIRKNRPDAQPRDWQQLRERGIPQSITIAVAFFLLATAIMLLRQNVVPYRPGQPVTHDIVSRVKFSYYDESKFRLAQTEASTREPRVYKADDEAWQSLEKDLLSLPIRMSAATEPPDELAKIFDDAGSRTALRQFGAPDAARTYEDTVKAFLQGLIEYRNKSASNHPLVLIPADEYREERTRGRIRIGTDTPIPLSHVYAVDDRAQLVPILQGLAEKAFPLALQGKMVEYSFGRLKPTHLVDTQATAYRKNEASSAILRSAGNRNVVPTEVLVSRLKGALDDGDVSLLRAEHGAYLDSLKGSAWKQYLGVAACTLIITLVMAAYIAAFQPRAVKNYARGGAIAGLMLAMLLLATLAGIGNGPIYLFGTGPTLLVAMILAIAYDRRFAMGIASLHGLLVTIALDQPASFFLVLWVGVLIAGFLLDDVRTRSKLVEVGGAAAIAMMFATGASGMLDMESGRFVLRNCLYTGAAGIAAGFIVLGILPFIEKIFRITTSMTLLELGDPSQPLFRRLQVEAPGTYNHSLQVANLAEAAAKAIGADSLLCRVAAYYHDVGKINKPDYFVENQIGGQQNRHLNLDPNLSLLIIVGHVKDGIELAREYNLPTSIIPFIQQHHGTTVVEYFYRRACSQQEQRDPTTSISEHHYRYEGPRPRTKEVGIMMLADCVESATRALGDPSPAQIEGLVRDLTMRRLLDRQFDECELTMKELELIQRSLIKTLAGMYHGRIPYPSQQQTAPETMQTTIGQIRPTGTA; encoded by the coding sequence ATGGACCTCGGCACCAAGAGTACCGCCCGGCGTCAGGAGATTCGTAAGAATCGCCCCGACGCCCAGCCACGCGACTGGCAGCAGTTGCGTGAGCGTGGAATTCCGCAGTCGATCACGATTGCGGTTGCCTTCTTTCTGCTCGCGACGGCGATCATGCTGTTGCGGCAGAACGTGGTGCCCTACCGCCCGGGCCAGCCGGTGACGCATGACATCGTCAGCCGGGTCAAGTTCAGCTACTACGACGAAAGCAAGTTCCGCCTCGCGCAGACCGAGGCATCGACCCGGGAGCCACGGGTGTACAAGGCCGACGACGAGGCCTGGCAGTCGCTCGAGAAGGACCTGCTGTCGCTGCCCATCCGCATGAGCGCGGCGACCGAGCCTCCCGACGAACTGGCAAAGATCTTTGACGACGCCGGCTCGCGCACCGCGCTGAGGCAGTTCGGCGCACCCGACGCCGCCAGAACCTACGAAGACACCGTCAAGGCTTTCCTGCAGGGCCTGATCGAGTACCGCAACAAGTCGGCGTCCAATCATCCGCTCGTCCTGATTCCTGCCGACGAGTACCGCGAGGAACGAACCCGCGGCCGGATCAGGATTGGTACCGATACGCCCATCCCGCTGAGCCACGTGTATGCCGTCGACGACCGCGCACAGCTGGTTCCGATTCTGCAGGGACTGGCTGAGAAGGCTTTCCCGCTGGCGCTTCAGGGGAAGATGGTCGAGTACTCCTTCGGCCGGTTGAAGCCGACCCACTTGGTCGATACCCAGGCCACCGCCTACCGCAAGAACGAGGCGTCGTCCGCCATCCTTCGGAGCGCCGGCAATCGCAATGTCGTCCCGACCGAAGTCCTGGTTTCCCGGCTCAAAGGCGCGCTCGACGACGGCGACGTGTCGCTTCTGCGCGCGGAACACGGGGCGTACCTGGATTCGCTCAAAGGCTCGGCCTGGAAGCAGTATCTCGGCGTCGCCGCCTGCACGCTGATCATCACGTTGGTCATGGCGGCCTACATCGCGGCGTTCCAGCCGCGGGCCGTGAAGAACTATGCCCGCGGCGGCGCGATCGCCGGGCTGATGCTCGCGATGCTCCTGCTGGCCACTCTCGCCGGCATCGGCAACGGCCCGATCTACCTCTTCGGCACAGGTCCCACGCTGCTGGTGGCGATGATTCTGGCGATCGCCTACGACCGCCGATTCGCGATGGGCATCGCAAGCCTGCACGGGTTGCTCGTGACCATCGCGTTGGACCAGCCGGCCTCGTTCTTTCTCGTGCTCTGGGTCGGCGTACTGATTGCCGGCTTCCTGCTGGACGACGTCCGGACGCGGAGCAAGCTGGTCGAGGTCGGCGGCGCCGCGGCGATCGCGATGATGTTCGCCACCGGCGCGTCGGGAATGCTCGACATGGAGTCCGGCCGCTTCGTGCTCCGCAACTGCCTGTACACCGGGGCGGCGGGAATCGCCGCCGGCTTCATCGTCCTGGGCATCCTGCCGTTCATCGAAAAGATCTTCCGCATCACCACCAGCATGACGCTGCTGGAACTCGGCGATCCCAGCCAGCCGCTGTTCCGCCGACTGCAGGTCGAAGCGCCCGGCACCTACAACCACAGCCTGCAGGTTGCGAACCTTGCCGAGGCCGCCGCCAAGGCGATCGGTGCCGATTCGCTCCTGTGCCGCGTCGCCGCCTACTACCACGATGTCGGCAAGATCAACAAGCCCGATTACTTCGTCGAGAACCAGATCGGCGGCCAGCAGAATCGCCACCTGAACCTCGACCCGAATCTGTCGCTGCTGATCATCGTCGGGCACGTGAAGGACGGCATTGAGCTGGCCCGAGAATACAACCTGCCGACAAGCATCATCCCGTTCATCCAGCAGCATCATGGAACGACCGTGGTCGAGTACTTCTATCGCCGGGCCTGCTCGCAGCAGGAGCAGCGCGATCCGACGACTTCGATCAGCGAGCACCACTACCGCTACGAAGGACCTCGTCCGCGGACGAAAGAGGTCGGCATCATGATGCTCGCCGACTGCGTCGAGAGCGCTACGCGTGCACTGGGCGATCCGAGTCCGGCCCAGATCGAAGGCCTCGTCCGCGACCTTACGATGCGACGGCTGCTCGACCGTCAGTTCGATGAGTGCGAACTGACGATGAAGGAGCTTGAGCTGATCCAGCGATCGCTGATCAAGACGCTCGCCGGCATGTATCACGGCCGCATTCCATACCCGAGCCAGCAACAGACCGCGCCGGAAACGATGCAGACGACCATCGGGCAGATTCGTCCGACCGGTACCGCTTAG
- a CDS encoding DUF1501 domain-containing protein, producing the protein MFSRRHALKSAASGFGYLAFAGLASQAATKDAGSGAAGGALSPKAVHFPARAKRVIFLCMNGGPSHVDTFDYKPALQKNSGKAMSGRGGAKLLGSAYQFSQHGKSGLWFSQVFPHLAAHADDLCMINSMHTDLPNHSQAFVQMHTGSFQFTRPSVGAWSIYGLGSENANLPGFVTINPPTDNGGARNYGSSFLPPIFQGTKLGGNQIPGFYAALLKKDEIPGPPMKNLGEAGADRNVQRAQLDLIRSLNQHKLHRDVYHPEIEGAIESFELAFRMQDEVPDVMDLKAEPESIRQLYGIGSGKPTDRFGRQCLMARRLSEAGVRFVEITAPATWDHHFMIDKQLADSATATDKPIAGLLADLKQRGMLDDTLVIWAGEFGRTPYGQSGSGRDHNNKGYTTWMAGGGMKGGMAYGATDDVGYEAVEKPVHIHDWHATILHLLGLDHTRLTFNYGGRDFRLTDVYGKVVKEILA; encoded by the coding sequence ATGTTCTCTCGCCGACATGCGCTCAAGTCTGCTGCGTCGGGCTTCGGCTACCTTGCGTTCGCCGGATTGGCGAGCCAGGCGGCGACGAAGGACGCCGGAAGCGGCGCGGCCGGTGGGGCATTGTCTCCCAAGGCAGTTCATTTCCCTGCCCGCGCCAAGCGCGTCATCTTTCTATGCATGAACGGCGGTCCGTCGCACGTGGATACGTTCGACTACAAGCCGGCACTGCAGAAGAATTCCGGCAAAGCGATGTCGGGCCGCGGCGGGGCAAAGCTGCTGGGGTCGGCGTACCAGTTCTCGCAGCACGGCAAATCGGGCCTCTGGTTTTCGCAGGTCTTTCCGCACCTGGCCGCCCATGCCGACGACCTGTGCATGATCAACAGCATGCACACCGACCTGCCGAACCACTCGCAGGCGTTCGTGCAGATGCACACCGGCAGCTTCCAGTTCACCCGGCCCTCGGTCGGGGCGTGGTCGATCTACGGTCTGGGCAGCGAGAACGCCAACCTGCCCGGCTTCGTCACGATCAATCCGCCGACCGACAACGGCGGGGCGCGCAACTACGGAAGTTCTTTCCTTCCGCCGATCTTTCAGGGGACAAAGCTCGGCGGCAATCAGATTCCCGGTTTCTATGCCGCGCTGCTGAAGAAAGACGAGATCCCCGGCCCGCCGATGAAGAACCTTGGCGAAGCGGGGGCCGATCGCAACGTTCAGCGGGCGCAGCTTGACCTGATTCGCAGCCTCAACCAGCACAAGCTGCATCGGGATGTCTATCACCCGGAGATCGAAGGGGCGATCGAGTCGTTCGAGCTGGCGTTTCGCATGCAGGACGAGGTGCCGGATGTGATGGACCTCAAGGCCGAACCGGAATCGATCCGCCAGTTGTACGGCATCGGATCGGGCAAGCCGACCGACCGGTTCGGCCGTCAGTGCCTGATGGCCCGGCGGCTGTCCGAGGCGGGCGTGCGGTTCGTCGAGATCACCGCACCTGCGACGTGGGATCACCACTTCATGATCGACAAGCAGCTCGCCGACAGCGCGACGGCGACCGACAAGCCGATCGCCGGGCTACTGGCCGACCTGAAGCAGCGGGGCATGCTGGACGACACGCTGGTCATCTGGGCCGGCGAGTTCGGTCGAACGCCCTACGGCCAGAGCGGCAGTGGACGCGACCACAACAACAAAGGTTACACCACCTGGATGGCCGGCGGCGGTATGAAGGGTGGGATGGCGTACGGAGCGACGGACGATGTCGGCTACGAGGCCGTCGAGAAGCCGGTCCACATTCACGACTGGCACGCGACCATCCTCCACTTGCTTGGCCTCGACCACACCAGGCTGACTTTCAACTACGGCGGAAGAGACTTCCGGCTGACGGATGTCTACGGAAAGGTCGTCAAGGAAATTCTCGCCTGA
- a CDS encoding MBL fold metallo-hydrolase: protein MIEPLLSDQAFLDDVDATLKLPGQIHLWWLGQSGYLLRVGGRSIVIDPYLSDSLTVKYAATDKPHTRISRRVVDPAKLGFADVVLSSHAHTDHLDPETLRPLLAGRTPGPFVIAPAAILPLVAERTGRTIGDTSLVGVDAGVSTSFFGMTITAVASAHETVERDEQRRCRFLGFVIDVGGFRIYHSGDTMLYDGLVETLRPFDLDIALLPINGRKPERRVAGNTNGREAAWLAKEIGAGLVIPHHYDLFAFNTADPADEFIPECQRLGQPYRVLRLGERHSADFSASGVEKR from the coding sequence ATGATCGAACCTCTCCTATCCGATCAGGCCTTCCTCGACGACGTCGACGCGACGCTCAAGCTGCCCGGGCAGATTCACCTCTGGTGGCTCGGACAGAGCGGCTACCTCCTGCGCGTCGGCGGGCGATCGATCGTGATCGATCCCTATCTGTCCGACTCACTGACCGTCAAGTACGCCGCCACTGACAAGCCGCATACGCGCATCAGTCGCCGGGTTGTAGATCCGGCGAAACTCGGATTCGCCGATGTTGTCCTTAGCAGTCACGCGCACACCGATCATCTCGATCCCGAAACGCTGCGACCCCTGCTGGCGGGGCGAACGCCCGGGCCGTTCGTCATCGCGCCGGCGGCTATCCTTCCGCTGGTCGCAGAGCGAACGGGTCGAACCATAGGTGACACCAGCCTCGTCGGCGTTGATGCCGGGGTTTCGACTTCGTTCTTCGGCATGACCATCACCGCCGTAGCCTCCGCCCATGAAACTGTCGAGCGCGACGAGCAACGCCGCTGCCGGTTTCTCGGCTTCGTCATAGATGTCGGCGGCTTCCGCATCTACCACAGCGGCGACACCATGCTCTACGACGGCCTCGTCGAGACGCTGCGACCGTTTGACCTCGACATCGCCCTGCTCCCGATCAATGGCCGCAAACCCGAACGCCGGGTCGCCGGCAACACCAACGGCCGCGAGGCGGCCTGGCTGGCAAAGGAGATCGGTGCCGGGTTGGTGATTCCCCATCACTACGACCTTTTCGCGTTCAACACCGCCGACCCGGCCGACGAGTTCATCCCCGAGTGCCAACGGCTGGGACAGCCTTACCGCGTGCTGCGCCTCGGCGAACGACATTCGGCCGACTTCTCCGCCTCCGGCGTAGAGAAGCGCTGA
- a CDS encoding zinc ribbon domain-containing protein, which translates to MGWQDRDYHRKRPDDDEGVESTSYSDDGPSGAGGYRDDDQDADEVDDVDADVTDDDQDLHPEGPDAVDLRRSDEPDLVACPNCRKMILEDAERCPKCGHYVMEEELSRGWPIWVWVGFGLALLTSVLWAFFG; encoded by the coding sequence ATGGGATGGCAGGACCGAGACTATCACCGCAAGCGTCCTGACGACGACGAAGGCGTCGAATCGACGTCCTACAGCGACGACGGACCTTCCGGAGCTGGTGGCTATCGAGACGATGACCAGGACGCTGACGAGGTCGACGACGTCGATGCCGATGTGACTGACGACGACCAGGACCTCCATCCTGAAGGCCCCGATGCCGTCGACCTTCGCCGCAGCGACGAGCCCGATCTGGTCGCCTGCCCGAACTGCCGGAAGATGATCCTGGAAGACGCCGAGCGCTGCCCCAAGTGCGGGCACTATGTGATGGAAGAAGAGCTGTCCCGGGGCTGGCCGATCTGGGTGTGGGTTGGATTCGGGTTGGCACTGCTGACGAGCGTGTTGTGGGCGTTCTTCGGGTGA
- a CDS encoding phytoene desaturase family protein has translation MTSTTAKSYDAIVIGSGPNGLGAAIELARNGKSVIVYEAADTVGGGMRSAELTLPGFVHDHCSTVQALCLASPLFSSLPLSDYGMELVHPEIPVAHPLDDGSAVLLHRSVEQTAEQLGRDGGHYRNIFELMTRHWSKLSPQLLSSPLAFPKHPLLMAGFGMKAMKSARAFVEQNFLTTAAKALFAGCAAHSVLPMEWMGSAAYGLVLMTAAHAGGWPVAKGGSQKLADALAAHLRTLGGTIELGRHIRSLDELPAAKVILCDVAPRNLATIAGSRLPPAYVKKLMHYAHGPGAFKIDYALSQPVPWKCADVGRAGTIHLGGTFDDIADAEQFPWDGRCAPRPYVLAVQASRFDPTRAPEGKQTFWAYAHVPHGSTADVTERIEAQLERFAPGFRDCVLARKVTTAADFAAWNPNLIGGDIAGGASTFWQTFARPVLSRNPYRTPAKGLYLCSASTPPGGGVHGMCGYHAARAALREF, from the coding sequence ATGACCAGCACCACTGCAAAGAGTTACGACGCGATCGTCATCGGCTCGGGACCGAACGGTCTTGGGGCGGCGATCGAACTGGCACGCAACGGAAAATCCGTCATCGTCTACGAGGCGGCCGACACCGTCGGCGGTGGCATGCGGTCGGCCGAGCTGACTCTGCCCGGCTTCGTGCATGACCATTGTTCTACCGTGCAGGCGCTGTGCCTGGCGTCGCCGTTGTTCTCGTCATTGCCGCTGAGCGACTACGGCATGGAACTGGTGCACCCGGAGATCCCCGTCGCGCATCCGTTGGACGACGGGTCGGCCGTTTTGCTGCACCGTTCGGTGGAACAGACGGCCGAGCAGCTCGGCCGTGACGGCGGTCACTATCGGAACATTTTCGAGTTGATGACCCGGCACTGGTCGAAGCTGTCGCCACAGCTGCTGTCGTCTCCACTGGCATTTCCGAAGCACCCGTTGCTGATGGCGGGATTCGGGATGAAGGCGATGAAATCGGCGCGGGCGTTTGTCGAGCAGAACTTCCTGACGACCGCCGCCAAGGCACTGTTCGCCGGCTGTGCAGCACATTCGGTGCTTCCGATGGAATGGATGGGATCGGCGGCGTACGGCCTGGTGCTGATGACCGCAGCCCATGCCGGCGGATGGCCCGTCGCCAAGGGCGGATCGCAGAAACTGGCCGACGCGCTGGCGGCACACCTGCGGACGCTCGGCGGAACGATCGAACTGGGACGGCACATCCGTTCGCTCGACGAACTCCCGGCGGCGAAGGTCATCCTGTGTGATGTCGCGCCGCGCAACCTGGCCACCATCGCCGGCTCAAGGCTTCCGCCGGCGTACGTCAAAAAGCTGATGCACTACGCCCACGGACCGGGCGCGTTCAAGATCGACTACGCGCTGTCGCAGCCGGTGCCGTGGAAATGCGCCGACGTCGGCAGGGCCGGAACGATTCATCTCGGCGGAACCTTCGACGACATCGCCGACGCCGAGCAATTTCCGTGGGACGGACGGTGTGCGCCGCGGCCTTACGTGTTGGCGGTGCAGGCGTCGCGGTTTGATCCGACCAGGGCTCCTGAAGGCAAGCAGACGTTCTGGGCCTATGCTCATGTGCCGCACGGATCGACGGCCGACGTGACCGAACGCATCGAGGCGCAGCTCGAGCGGTTTGCGCCGGGCTTCCGCGACTGCGTGCTCGCCAGGAAGGTCACGACGGCCGCCGACTTTGCCGCATGGAACCCCAACCTGATCGGCGGCGACATCGCCGGCGGGGCATCGACATTCTGGCAGACCTTCGCGCGGCCGGTGCTCAGCAGGAATCCGTACCGCACGCCCGCGAAGGGTCTGTATCTTTGTTCGGCCAGCACGCCTCCCGGCGGCGGCGTGCATGGCATGTGCGGTTACCATGCGGCCCGGGCGGCGCTGCGGGAGTTTTGA